A stretch of the Candidatus Desulfatibia profunda genome encodes the following:
- a CDS encoding type I restriction-modification system subunit M N-terminal domain-containing protein: protein MNNTASIVSKVWSFCHTLRDDGVSYGDYLEQLTYLLFLKMADEYSRIYKKDVGIPAEYNWDSLK from the coding sequence ATGAACAACACCGCAAGCATCGTTTCAAAAGTCTGGAGTTTCTGCCACACGCTGCGGGATGACGGCGTCAGTTACGGCGATTATCTGGAGCAGCTTACCTACCTGCTGTTTCTCAAGATGGCCGATGAATACAGCAGGATTTACAAAAAGGACGTCGGCATCCCGGCTGAATACAATTGGGATAGTTTGAAA